Proteins encoded within one genomic window of Rossellomorea vietnamensis:
- a CDS encoding DUF2975 domain-containing protein — translation MKRETLFLKIALFLIATPIAALCLIGLPLIAMEAAGSKVAYVVYGMLAVMYASAIPFYTALFQAFKLLMLIDRHNAFSGTSVKALKIIKKCAIVISLFYVAGLPLFYVMAQVEDAPGIIVIGLIFIFGSAVIAVFAAVLQKLLYNAIEIKSENDLTV, via the coding sequence ATGAAACGGGAAACACTTTTTTTGAAGATTGCCCTTTTTCTTATTGCGACTCCCATTGCCGCTTTATGTTTGATCGGATTACCACTGATCGCAATGGAAGCGGCGGGTTCGAAGGTAGCCTATGTCGTTTATGGGATGCTGGCAGTCATGTATGCATCGGCGATTCCTTTTTACACAGCGTTGTTTCAGGCGTTTAAATTGTTAATGTTGATTGACCGGCACAACGCATTCTCTGGGACATCCGTGAAGGCGTTGAAGATAATCAAGAAGTGTGCCATTGTGATCAGTCTCTTCTATGTAGCAGGATTGCCGCTCTTTTATGTGATGGCGCAGGTGGAGGACGCACCGGGCATTATCGTGATCGGGCTGATTTTCATCTTCGGTTCAGCCGTCATTGCCGTTTTTGCGGCGGTGCTCCAGAAGCTACTCTACAATGCCATCGAAATCAAATCTGAAAATGATTTAACGGTCTGA
- a CDS encoding ABC transporter ATP-binding protein, with the protein MNLLKITLNHFKPYWRKLMVALLFSVIGGLFTIVPSILVKRLVDDVIVGGDLNFLFWVVGGILGAYLGKSLFETMQEYVQVKIGLDVITDMQIRAFRKLHRTPMSFFSKTPRGDMLFRLTHDVESIQNLNNTVVPRILQQVVGAVAAFSTVFVLFWPAAIVMFAVFAIYIIPSFTLGKKMRKMSAVQREMSADMYQHLQESIESVRLVRTYQTQDIEVGTQEKKLSDWKQFSIRAALIGKVNWRLGNLFNIAAPGVVMLIGGWAIWDGTITIGTLVACLSFIPIMFLPVRSMAEHALTIQQAIPALQRIYEYFDLPEEHEEKLPAFGPVKGKIDLQNLWFSYPGTDKQVLKGVSLSLEQGNHIGIVGTSGGGKSTLVQLLLGLYEPQQGSVMIDDKNLFDYNRNSFRQQVGVVSQETFLLNSTLRQNLLYGKPDATTEELDQAVEAAGLKELILSLEEGYETIVGERGLKLSGGQRQRVAMARAILRQPPVLIFDEATSSLDGETEERVQASLEKLIPGRTTITIAHRLVTVRNADVIILLDGGVVAEKGTHEELLLKQGKYYELYRAQYSELEREMIG; encoded by the coding sequence ATGAACTTATTAAAAATTACGTTAAACCATTTTAAGCCATATTGGAGGAAGCTAATGGTTGCACTCCTGTTTTCCGTCATCGGGGGACTCTTTACCATCGTTCCGTCGATTCTTGTGAAGCGATTGGTGGATGACGTCATTGTCGGAGGAGATCTGAATTTTCTTTTCTGGGTAGTAGGCGGGATTCTCGGTGCGTATCTCGGTAAATCCCTGTTCGAGACGATGCAGGAATATGTGCAGGTGAAAATCGGTCTTGATGTGATCACAGATATGCAGATCCGGGCGTTCAGAAAGCTGCACCGGACCCCGATGTCGTTTTTCTCGAAGACGCCGAGGGGGGATATGCTCTTCCGTCTGACGCATGATGTGGAATCGATTCAGAACCTGAACAATACGGTCGTTCCCCGTATTCTGCAGCAGGTGGTGGGAGCGGTCGCTGCCTTTTCCACAGTGTTTGTTTTATTCTGGCCTGCTGCAATTGTCATGTTCGCGGTTTTTGCCATTTATATCATCCCTTCCTTCACCTTGGGGAAAAAAATGAGGAAAATGAGCGCGGTCCAGCGGGAGATGAGTGCGGATATGTATCAGCACCTGCAGGAAAGCATTGAAAGTGTCCGATTGGTGAGGACTTATCAGACACAGGATATAGAAGTTGGCACTCAGGAGAAGAAGCTGAGTGATTGGAAGCAATTCTCGATCCGGGCAGCGCTGATCGGCAAGGTGAACTGGCGCCTCGGGAATCTCTTTAATATCGCAGCACCGGGTGTCGTCATGCTGATCGGGGGCTGGGCGATCTGGGATGGAACGATCACCATCGGTACGCTCGTTGCCTGCCTGAGCTTCATTCCCATCATGTTTTTACCGGTAAGATCCATGGCAGAGCATGCCTTGACAATACAGCAGGCAATTCCGGCACTGCAGCGGATTTACGAATATTTCGATCTGCCGGAAGAACATGAAGAGAAGCTTCCTGCTTTTGGTCCTGTAAAAGGAAAAATAGACTTACAGAATCTATGGTTTTCGTACCCCGGGACGGATAAGCAAGTCTTAAAAGGCGTTTCTTTGTCTCTCGAACAGGGGAACCATATCGGGATCGTTGGAACGAGCGGCGGAGGGAAGAGTACGCTGGTCCAGCTGTTACTGGGACTCTATGAACCGCAGCAGGGTTCGGTGATGATCGATGATAAGAATCTATTCGACTATAACCGGAACAGCTTCCGTCAGCAGGTAGGGGTCGTATCCCAGGAAACGTTCCTCTTAAATAGCACACTCCGGCAGAATCTATTGTACGGAAAACCTGATGCGACGACAGAAGAGCTCGATCAGGCTGTAGAAGCGGCAGGGTTGAAGGAGTTGATCCTTTCGCTGGAGGAAGGATATGAAACGATCGTCGGGGAGAGGGGATTGAAGCTTTCAGGCGGACAGAGGCAAAGGGTCGCCATGGCTCGTGCCATCCTCAGACAGCCGCCTGTCCTGATCTTCGATGAAGCGACTTCTTCCCTTGACGGGGAAACGGAGGAGCGGGTGCAGGCTTCCTTGGAAAAACTCATTCCGGGACGGACCACGATCACCATCGCCCACCGGCTTGTCACCGTAAGGAATGCCGATGTCATCATTCTTCTCGATGGAGGAGTCGTGGCGGAAAAAGGCACTCATGAAGAACTGCTTCTGAAACAAGGGAAGTATTATGAATTATACAGAGCTCAATACAGCGAGCTTGAGAGGGAGATGATCGGATGA
- a CDS encoding MarR family winged helix-turn-helix transcriptional regulator, with the protein MKSEQQFFQELIRLYRPFENQLNVQLNEHGLHRAQWTILYNLYHNGPASNVEISNYQSVEKPTITRTVHQLEEAGYIERIPGKDRREKRMQLTEAGIEVYESARKTIDRFEQTIMEGISEEKQLEMMEMMKKIKENLNR; encoded by the coding sequence ATGAAATCGGAACAACAGTTTTTTCAGGAGCTGATCAGGCTCTACAGGCCATTTGAGAATCAATTGAACGTTCAGCTGAATGAACACGGTCTGCATAGGGCTCAGTGGACGATTTTATATAATCTTTATCATAACGGACCTGCTTCCAATGTGGAGATCTCCAACTATCAGAGTGTGGAGAAGCCGACCATTACAAGGACGGTTCATCAGTTGGAGGAAGCGGGCTATATCGAGCGTATTCCCGGAAAGGATCGTCGTGAAAAGCGGATGCAGCTGACGGAGGCGGGGATCGAAGTGTATGAGAGTGCCCGCAAAACCATCGACCGTTTTGAACAGACCATCATGGAAGGGATCAGCGAAGAGAAGCAGCTTGAGATGATGGAAATGATGAAAAAAATCAAAGAAAACTTGAACAGATAA
- the spxA gene encoding transcriptional regulator SpxA gives MVNLFLTPSCTSCRKARAWLEEHSIEFEERNMLTEPLTPDEIKSILRLTENGTEDIISKQSKAYQELKVDIDSLPLQDLYKLIRENPLILKRPIMLDEKRLQIGYNDEEIRSFLPRKVRNFEYSELQKLAN, from the coding sequence ATGGTCAATTTATTTCTGACACCGAGCTGTACGTCCTGCCGCAAAGCGAGAGCGTGGCTTGAGGAACATTCCATTGAATTTGAAGAACGCAATATGCTGACAGAACCATTGACACCTGATGAAATCAAATCGATCCTCCGCCTGACGGAAAATGGAACAGAGGACATCATTTCCAAACAATCAAAGGCGTACCAGGAGTTGAAAGTAGACATTGATTCGTTGCCGCTCCAGGATTTATATAAACTGATCAGGGAAAATCCCCTCATATTGAAACGGCCGATCATGCTGGATGAAAAAAGATTACAGATTGGATATAACGACGAAGAAATCCGCAGCTTTCTCCCAAGGAAAGTGCGTAACTTCGAATACAGTGAGCTGCAAAAGCTGGCCAATTAA
- a CDS encoding C45 family autoproteolytic acyltransferase/hydolase codes for MPDFKLQVFQMRGNSYDIGVETGEKMRDTSILHMLGSITKQEIDLPEMKSIYSSFAPHLLEELEGLAKGFGISFLKAAALCSGYDVPKTEAMGCSSLLTKEYYVRNYDFSPDLYDGVFSMVQPKQAFASAGYNLQLLGRHDGVNEHGLVAGLHFVSHDGYRKGVSPWTGIRMVLDTCSSVEEAVALLKEIPHSACYNFSLGDRKGKMAEVEASPEKVTVRYGESFLSCVNHFQDEHMKRKNRPSIEGSLERNEHLLSLNEKQRSHQQLFHHFKDIDSPIFFTDYENLFGTLHTFSYSYPDSRILTTIAGSKEVLDVNFQDWVTGGDILRKNLSGYIE; via the coding sequence ATGCCGGATTTCAAATTACAAGTCTTTCAAATGAGGGGCAACTCATATGATATCGGAGTAGAAACAGGTGAAAAGATGAGAGATACTTCCATCTTACATATGCTTGGATCAATCACTAAACAAGAGATCGATCTTCCAGAAATGAAATCGATTTACTCCTCGTTCGCCCCGCACCTGTTGGAGGAACTGGAAGGCCTTGCAAAAGGTTTCGGTATCTCATTTCTTAAAGCAGCTGCCTTATGCAGTGGGTATGATGTACCGAAGACTGAAGCGATGGGATGTTCCAGCCTTCTTACTAAGGAGTATTATGTACGGAATTATGACTTTTCCCCGGATTTATATGATGGGGTTTTTAGTATGGTTCAGCCAAAACAAGCCTTTGCATCCGCAGGGTATAATCTTCAACTCCTGGGGAGGCATGATGGCGTGAATGAACATGGTCTGGTTGCTGGCTTGCACTTTGTCAGTCATGACGGCTACAGAAAAGGAGTCTCTCCGTGGACTGGCATACGGATGGTTCTGGATACGTGTTCTTCCGTTGAAGAAGCAGTTGCCTTACTAAAGGAAATCCCGCACTCCGCCTGCTATAACTTTTCCCTCGGAGATCGAAAGGGAAAGATGGCCGAAGTGGAAGCGAGCCCTGAGAAGGTGACGGTCAGGTATGGAGAATCTTTTCTGTCATGTGTGAATCATTTTCAGGATGAACACATGAAAAGGAAAAATCGCCCATCCATTGAAGGCTCCCTGGAGCGAAATGAACATCTGCTGAGTTTAAACGAAAAGCAGCGTTCCCATCAACAACTGTTTCACCATTTTAAAGACATCGACTCACCGATTTTCTTTACAGATTACGAGAATTTATTCGGCACCCTTCACACCTTTTCGTATTCCTATCCCGATTCAAGAATCCTAACAACCATTGCCGGGAGCAAAGAGGTTCTGGACGTGAACTTTCAGGATTGGGTAACAGGGGGCGACATTCTCAGAAAGAACCTGAGTGGCTACATAGAGTGA
- a CDS encoding glycerophosphodiester phosphodiesterase produces MNKKFLVGTGIAVSLLLSPFSQAFAEEPSAGEKKQVENIAHRGAAAYAPENTIASYDLAVDMKADYIEIDVQRSKDGELVVIHDTSVDRTTDGSGKVGDLTLEEMKSLDAGSWKGEQFAGEEIPTFEEVLDRYHGKVGILIEMKSPELYPGIEEQVADALKERHLDTPQNEKIILQSFNFDSMKKMDQLLPKVPIGVLAWSQSQATPEALKEISEYAEWFNPSYGIVTEQVVEDVHSLDMQIGSWTVRSHEAADFLFDMEVDAIITDYPDYVDPRN; encoded by the coding sequence ATGAACAAAAAGTTTTTAGTCGGTACAGGAATTGCGGTTTCATTATTATTGAGTCCGTTCAGCCAGGCGTTTGCAGAGGAACCGTCAGCAGGTGAGAAAAAGCAAGTAGAGAATATTGCACATCGCGGGGCGGCAGCCTATGCACCTGAAAATACGATCGCAAGCTATGATTTGGCAGTCGATATGAAGGCGGATTATATCGAAATCGATGTTCAACGAAGCAAAGATGGTGAATTGGTTGTCATCCATGATACATCAGTGGATCGCACAACCGATGGATCGGGAAAAGTAGGGGATCTGACACTCGAGGAAATGAAGAGTCTTGATGCAGGCAGTTGGAAAGGCGAACAATTTGCAGGAGAAGAGATTCCTACATTTGAAGAGGTCCTGGATCGCTATCATGGAAAAGTAGGGATTTTAATCGAAATGAAGTCTCCGGAGCTTTATCCTGGTATTGAGGAACAAGTAGCTGATGCATTAAAGGAACGTCACCTCGATACACCGCAAAATGAAAAAATTATTCTTCAATCCTTTAATTTTGACTCTATGAAAAAGATGGATCAACTCCTTCCAAAAGTTCCAATCGGAGTTTTAGCCTGGAGTCAGTCGCAGGCGACACCTGAAGCATTAAAAGAAATCTCTGAGTATGCAGAATGGTTCAATCCAAGCTATGGAATCGTGACAGAACAAGTGGTGGAAGACGTTCACTCTTTAGATATGCAAATTGGATCATGGACAGTGCGCAGTCACGAAGCCGCGGATTTTTTGTTCGACATGGAAGTAGATGCGATTATAACAGACTATCCGGATTATGTGGATCCAAGAAATTAA
- a CDS encoding MFS transporter produces the protein MSQTQSKLWTKDFTLMSIANFFIYFIFYLLLVTMAVYAVDEFGASESQAGLVTGIFIIGTLIGRLFLGRMITTIGNKKMLFVGMIAFIATSCLYFVEGGISFLLLTRFLHGVALGMVSTATGTIVAEIIPASRKGEGIGYYSMSITLATAVGPFFGLFLSQHASFHTIFAFCLALGVISYVFTLFVRIPVVKKPAGERTEKERLSLSSFIEPKALPIALVVLFVSLAYSSVLSFINFYAIDIDLVEAASVFFVVYAVAILVSRPFTGRLMDAKGAKAVMLPAFVLFAAGLFLLSAAGNTMILLLSGVLIGLGFGNMQSVTQAIAVKAVPPERVGLATSTYYISLDAGLGFGPYVLGFLIPLTGYRSLYMIMGILVAATLVLYYFQERKQSRTVLAHE, from the coding sequence ATGAGTCAGACACAGTCAAAGCTATGGACGAAGGACTTCACGCTCATGTCTATCGCTAACTTTTTCATCTATTTTATCTTTTATTTATTGCTTGTCACCATGGCGGTCTATGCCGTGGATGAATTCGGTGCATCGGAAAGTCAGGCGGGACTAGTGACCGGGATCTTCATCATCGGGACCTTGATTGGCCGCTTGTTCCTTGGCCGCATGATCACGACCATCGGAAATAAAAAAATGTTGTTTGTCGGCATGATCGCTTTCATTGCCACATCATGCCTGTATTTTGTGGAGGGTGGCATCAGTTTCCTACTGCTTACCCGTTTTCTTCACGGGGTTGCACTCGGGATGGTCAGTACGGCGACCGGTACCATCGTAGCGGAAATCATTCCTGCGAGCCGGAAAGGGGAAGGAATCGGTTACTACAGTATGAGCATCACGCTCGCAACTGCTGTTGGACCATTCTTCGGACTGTTCTTAAGTCAGCATGCAAGCTTCCATACGATCTTTGCTTTCTGTCTTGCCCTTGGGGTCATTAGCTATGTCTTCACCTTGTTTGTGAGAATCCCGGTTGTCAAGAAACCGGCAGGGGAGAGAACGGAGAAAGAACGTCTAAGTCTCTCAAGCTTTATTGAACCAAAGGCACTTCCGATTGCACTTGTTGTACTGTTCGTTTCCCTTGCTTATTCAAGTGTCCTGTCATTCATTAATTTCTATGCCATCGACATCGACCTTGTAGAAGCAGCGAGCGTGTTCTTTGTCGTCTATGCCGTAGCGATCCTTGTATCGCGTCCGTTTACAGGTAGACTGATGGATGCAAAAGGGGCCAAGGCCGTCATGCTGCCTGCGTTTGTCCTGTTCGCGGCGGGATTGTTCCTGCTGAGCGCTGCAGGTAACACGATGATCCTGCTTCTTTCAGGTGTTCTGATCGGACTTGGATTTGGTAATATGCAATCCGTCACACAGGCGATTGCCGTGAAGGCCGTTCCACCTGAGCGTGTCGGGCTCGCCACATCAACCTATTACATTTCCCTGGATGCAGGACTTGGGTTCGGACCGTATGTACTCGGCTTCCTGATTCCCTTGACTGGCTACCGGTCACTGTACATGATCATGGGAATCCTGGTTGCTGCAACACTCGTACTCTACTATTTCCAGGAAAGAAAACAATCGCGCACAGTACTCGCGCATGAATAA
- a CDS encoding IDEAL domain-containing protein produces the protein MSNEQTLLKIGDWVKGKLLTGELVIGYIENLDTKGEAVKAKIVTSDNKTIEGKILPLLNRQINKIPDTHVKNKEQIQYLIDLALETGDEEWFLELTAKLNSMRELVEGVK, from the coding sequence ATGTCAAACGAGCAAACACTATTAAAAATTGGAGATTGGGTCAAAGGGAAATTACTTACCGGAGAACTGGTCATCGGCTATATTGAGAACCTGGACACCAAAGGAGAAGCTGTTAAAGCGAAAATCGTGACCAGCGATAATAAAACCATCGAAGGGAAAATCCTTCCCCTGTTAAACAGACAAATAAACAAAATTCCCGATACACATGTCAAAAATAAAGAACAGATCCAATACTTGATCGACCTGGCCCTCGAAACGGGAGACGAAGAGTGGTTCCTGGAGCTGACAGCTAAGTTGAACTCTATGCGTGAACTGGTTGAGGGTGTGAAGTGA
- a CDS encoding GyrI-like domain-containing protein produces the protein MEFKEMVKEAFVVVGYSAPGSWGGDFAYPIPGLWEKAKEFITTDQVDQIVGVCLPPRSDDYYYTCGVEMDSVAFRRMRKDVTVHLFKKQKYVVFKHTGPSQNISATYHKLWKVFDEEGYLIEKGMPEIEVVNAHLFGKEDSGEYEMDIWIPVGEHPHA, from the coding sequence ATGGAGTTTAAAGAAATGGTGAAGGAAGCTTTTGTTGTGGTCGGGTATAGCGCTCCGGGAAGCTGGGGTGGAGATTTTGCGTATCCGATACCTGGCCTATGGGAGAAAGCGAAGGAATTCATCACAACGGATCAGGTGGATCAGATTGTAGGAGTCTGCCTTCCCCCAAGAAGCGATGACTACTATTACACCTGTGGGGTGGAGATGGATTCTGTAGCTTTTCGAAGAATGAGAAAGGACGTGACGGTACACCTTTTCAAGAAGCAGAAATACGTCGTATTCAAGCATACGGGTCCTTCCCAAAACATTTCTGCAACCTACCACAAGCTGTGGAAGGTCTTCGATGAGGAAGGATATCTTATTGAAAAAGGAATGCCCGAGATTGAAGTGGTAAACGCGCATTTGTTTGGAAAAGAAGATAGCGGTGAATATGAAATGGACATCTGGATTCCGGTTGGTGAGCATCCCCACGCATAA
- a CDS encoding ABC transporter permease, protein MGNNVFKDTWLMTVRNIKTTIRNPFSFIPNLIISAFFLLVYEGGLSGISQLPTFEGADYLAFILPVSIVSAAIGGAGGAGQSIVKDIETGFFSRLLLTPASRLAIVLGPIIAGMLQLLVQTLLIIGMAFLLGLNVKTGFAGVLFVLLIAIGWGLAFAGYSVGIALRTRNAQAAQAGTFIFFPLIFLSTTFVPLELIEAQWLKIAATINPTTYVFESMRTALIDGWVFWDLMQGVIAIVIVCAITITFAAVSAKGAVSRK, encoded by the coding sequence GTGGGGAATAATGTATTCAAGGACACGTGGCTCATGACGGTCCGGAACATCAAGACCACCATCCGAAACCCGTTTTCATTCATTCCTAACCTGATTATTTCTGCTTTCTTCCTTCTGGTGTACGAGGGGGGACTGAGCGGTATATCCCAGTTGCCGACCTTTGAAGGTGCCGATTACCTGGCTTTCATCCTTCCCGTATCAATTGTATCGGCTGCCATCGGTGGAGCAGGGGGAGCGGGGCAGAGCATCGTAAAGGATATTGAAACCGGCTTTTTCTCAAGACTGCTATTGACACCGGCATCTCGCCTTGCCATCGTCCTTGGTCCGATCATCGCCGGAATGCTGCAGCTGCTCGTCCAGACGCTCCTTATCATTGGAATGGCCTTTTTACTCGGTCTGAACGTCAAAACAGGATTTGCAGGGGTTTTGTTTGTCCTCTTGATCGCCATTGGCTGGGGTCTTGCTTTTGCCGGGTACTCTGTGGGGATTGCCCTGCGGACGAGAAATGCCCAGGCTGCCCAGGCGGGGACATTCATCTTTTTCCCGCTCATTTTCTTAAGCACGACCTTTGTTCCACTTGAATTGATCGAGGCACAGTGGTTAAAGATTGCCGCCACGATCAACCCGACGACCTATGTGTTTGAAAGCATGCGGACCGCTCTCATCGACGGTTGGGTGTTCTGGGATTTGATGCAGGGTGTCATCGCCATCGTGATTGTCTGTGCCATCACGATCACATTCGCCGCCGTATCTGCGAAAGGGGCCGTATCAAGAAAATAG
- a CDS encoding helix-turn-helix domain-containing protein, with product MAIIINIDVMLAKRKMSVTELSEKVGITMANLSILKNGKAKAVRLSTLDAICKALDCQPGDLLEYQRDEEAES from the coding sequence ATGGCAATTATAATCAATATTGATGTGATGCTTGCGAAACGGAAAATGAGTGTGACGGAGCTTTCGGAAAAGGTGGGAATCACCATGGCCAACCTTTCGATCCTGAAAAACGGGAAGGCAAAGGCGGTTCGTTTATCCACGCTCGACGCGATATGCAAAGCCCTTGATTGTCAGCCGGGAGATTTGCTTGAGTATCAACGGGATGAAGAAGCAGAGTCATGA
- a CDS encoding DUF817 domain-containing protein, producing MRAGKQLLRFGWEQALSCLFPVVIFASLALTQIIPLPFLPRYDWLLLICLVMQWGMVKSGLETPDELKVITLFHLIGLALELFKVHMGSWSYPGEGYSKLFGVPLYSGFMYASVASYLCQAWRRLKVELIRWPPFWAVVALAAAIYLNFFTHHYWIDIRWWLSGLVIVVFWKTWVEYEVGGTRYHMPLALSFVLIGFFIWIAENIATFFGAWEYPNQTEAWSLVHLGKVSSWLLLVIVSFLIVATLKRVKGKGGAIHIPTEHSQQGQEGTV from the coding sequence ATGAGAGCGGGCAAACAACTCCTTCGTTTCGGCTGGGAGCAGGCTCTGTCCTGCTTGTTTCCTGTTGTCATCTTTGCATCTTTGGCGTTGACTCAAATCATTCCGCTTCCCTTCCTGCCGAGGTATGACTGGCTTCTCCTGATCTGCCTTGTGATGCAATGGGGTATGGTGAAATCGGGTCTCGAAACCCCGGATGAACTGAAGGTCATCACCCTGTTCCACCTGATCGGCCTTGCCCTTGAACTGTTCAAGGTACATATGGGTTCGTGGTCTTATCCCGGGGAAGGCTATTCCAAGCTGTTCGGCGTCCCTTTATATAGTGGATTCATGTATGCAAGTGTAGCAAGTTACCTGTGCCAGGCGTGGAGGAGGCTCAAGGTGGAATTGATCAGGTGGCCGCCGTTTTGGGCAGTCGTTGCCCTTGCCGCAGCGATCTACCTGAATTTTTTTACCCACCATTATTGGATCGACATCCGCTGGTGGCTTTCGGGCCTTGTCATCGTCGTCTTTTGGAAAACGTGGGTCGAATATGAGGTGGGTGGGACACGTTACCACATGCCCCTCGCCCTATCATTTGTCCTCATCGGCTTCTTCATCTGGATCGCTGAAAACATCGCAACCTTCTTCGGTGCCTGGGAATACCCGAATCAGACCGAAGCCTGGAGCCTTGTCCACCTTGGAAAGGTCAGCTCATGGCTTCTCCTCGTCATTGTCAGCTTTTTGATTGTGGCAACGTTGAAACGCGTGAAGGGTAAGGGTGGGGCAATCCACATCCCCACCGAACATTCCCAGCAAGGTCAGGAGGGAACAGTTTGA
- a CDS encoding RrF2 family transcriptional regulator, whose protein sequence is MNSDFTLAIHSLTYLALQTDRMSTSDAISESAGVHPVRIRKVLSLLKKQGFIASKEGTGGGFIFAMDLSDINLWDIYKITSEGALQPKCTATNDKCLVGANMKNVLFQIFLGAEEKLGDYLKDYTIKDIVEMIHQEKA, encoded by the coding sequence ATGAATAGCGACTTTACCTTAGCCATCCATAGTTTGACGTATCTGGCACTGCAGACGGACCGCATGTCGACAAGCGATGCGATCTCGGAAAGTGCAGGGGTTCATCCGGTCCGGATCCGCAAAGTCCTCAGTCTTCTGAAAAAGCAGGGATTCATTGCGTCGAAAGAAGGGACAGGCGGCGGATTCATCTTCGCCATGGACCTGAGTGACATCAATCTGTGGGATATTTATAAAATCACATCAGAAGGCGCCCTGCAGCCAAAATGCACCGCCACCAATGATAAGTGTCTCGTAGGCGCCAATATGAAGAATGTCCTGTTCCAGATCTTCCTAGGTGCAGAAGAAAAACTGGGGGATTACTTAAAGGACTACACGATTAAAGACATCGTCGAGATGATCCATCAGGAGAAAGCGTAG
- a CDS encoding ATP-binding cassette domain-containing protein gives MNGRIEVENLTKTFKKGNVQAVKDVSFQVEEGEFFAFLGPNGAGKSTTVQILTTLINASSGKVEVAGYDVIGEPEHVRRHIGVALQETGVDPDLTGREMVELQAFIFGFGKEEGKRRAQELLDIVDLSEASERRIGGYSGGMRRRLDLALTLVNEPNILFLDEPTTGLDPSSRAAIWKELRRLNKEKGTTIFLTTQYLEEADSLADRIGIINKGEIVAMGSPKDLKSEIGQDLITITLKDRDVIEHSVNLIRTQMEGVDVLAQQEKILVYVEEGTRQLLEVVRILDTEDIGIVDIQLSSPTLDDIFLKLTSETKEGVKSRGE, from the coding sequence ATGAATGGCAGGATTGAAGTGGAGAATCTAACCAAAACATTTAAAAAAGGAAACGTTCAGGCAGTGAAGGATGTATCATTCCAAGTCGAAGAGGGAGAGTTCTTCGCCTTTTTAGGACCGAATGGTGCAGGGAAATCAACGACGGTCCAGATTTTGACGACGCTCATCAATGCTTCCTCTGGAAAAGTGGAGGTAGCGGGATATGATGTCATCGGGGAGCCGGAACACGTCCGGCGGCATATCGGCGTCGCCCTTCAGGAGACGGGGGTAGACCCGGATTTGACCGGACGCGAGATGGTGGAGCTTCAGGCGTTTATTTTCGGCTTCGGGAAAGAAGAAGGGAAACGCCGGGCACAGGAGCTTCTGGACATTGTGGATTTATCAGAAGCATCTGAGCGGAGGATCGGTGGTTATTCCGGGGGGATGCGAAGGAGACTGGACCTTGCCCTCACTTTGGTCAATGAACCGAATATCCTCTTCCTGGACGAACCGACGACGGGACTGGATCCGTCGAGCCGGGCAGCGATCTGGAAAGAGCTGCGCCGTCTGAACAAGGAGAAGGGCACGACGATCTTTCTCACAACACAGTATCTGGAGGAAGCCGATTCCCTGGCAGACCGGATCGGCATCATCAACAAAGGCGAAATCGTCGCCATGGGATCCCCGAAGGACTTGAAATCAGAGATCGGGCAGGATCTCATTACCATAACCCTGAAAGACCGTGATGTGATCGAACATAGTGTGAACCTGATTCGCACCCAAATGGAAGGGGTCGATGTCCTTGCACAACAAGAAAAAATCCTCGTTTATGTAGAAGAGGGAACGAGGCAGCTTCTTGAGGTAGTCCGAATCCTTGACACGGAGGATATCGGGATTGTCGATATTCAATTGTCCTCCCCAACCCTGGATGATATCTTCCTGAAACTGACGAGCGAGACGAAGGAAGGGGTGAAGAGCCGTGGGGAATAA